A stretch of Scheffersomyces stipitis CBS 6054 chromosome 2, complete sequence DNA encodes these proteins:
- the CDC53 gene encoding ubiquitin ligase (cullin) of SCF involved in cell cycle control (Cell division control protein 53 (Cullin A) acts together with Cdc4p and Cdc34p to control the G1-S phase transition, assists in mediating the proteolysis of the Cdk inhibitor Sic1p in late G1~go_process cell cycle), with protein MPFPVASDLNATWSFIQPGLEFILGAQGDQGVTPKMYMNCYTAVYNYCVNKSRHGATATSIAASSDSNSYSLAGAEIYAKLDVYLTQFIRALKKEPSETFLEFYVRKWTRFTIGAGYMNNVFDYMNRYWVQKERSDGRRDVFDVNTLSLIKWRSEMFNNNSDTLISEVLDLIEMQRNNEIVDTSLISTAIKSLVFLGIDVQDLKKPNLVVYISYFEKNFLEKTGEYYSRESSQYLQEHNVVDYMKKCEARLAEEISRSNNYLEDHTKKHLLDILNKVLIEDHANEMYSQFLTLLEQNETDHIQRMYKLLYRLPATLGPLADTLEQYIKEQADKAIEKVKLASESQAEAKVDGKPTKKSAAGAVDPKSYINTLIAIYNQYNEVVHQAFNKDTRFIKSLDNACRHFMNKNSIAIPTPKAKCKTPELLARYADSFLRGTSKEVDTVDMNPENLMIVFKYLNDKDAFEEYYRRSLAKRLINGNSKSEELEESIIQRLQEENSIEYTSKMTKMFSDMKASEDLKANIKDHVSESIVKDFNPLILAQSMWPFTHMEDYDLNVAPELQAPFEKVVEIYGAKHNGRQLKWLWNHGRAELRANLSKKGKAPFVFTVSNLQMMILIAFNKKSTYTFSELHEIVGAARHTFESHLLPFTKYKLLDQSPPGPENTGNADTTFTIVEEYKSKKLKVNFTSVIKNNEAKQEEDDANKEIDETRRNYLSACIVRIMKSRKTVKHNELINEVLPQTLSRFHAKIIDIKRVIDQLIEKQYIQRIDNNTYEYLS; from the coding sequence ATGCCATTTCCTGTAGCCAGCGACTTGAACGCTACATGGAGTTTCATCCAACCAGGCTTGGAGTTCATCTTGGGTGCCCAAGGCGATCAAGGTGTTACGCCCAAGATGTACATGAACTGTTACACTGCTGTTTACAACTACTGCGTTAACAAATCACGTCATGGGGCCACTGCTACGTCTATTGCTGCTTCCTCGGACTCCAACTCTTATTCATTGGCTGGAGCCGAGATCTACGCTAAATTGGACGTATACTTGACTCAATTCATCCGagccttgaagaaagagccCTCGGAAACATTTCTCGAGTTCTATGTCCGCAAATGGACCCGTTTCACTATCGGCGCCGGCTACATGAATAACGTATTTGACTATATGAACCGGTACTGGGTGCAGAAGGAGCGTTCCGATGGAAGACGGGATGTTTTTGACGTTAACACACTTTCACTCATCAAATGGAGATCGGagatgttcaacaacaactctGACACGTTGATTTCCGAAGTGTTAGATTTGATTGAAATGCAGAGAAACAACGAAATCGTAGACACCTCTCTTATCTCAACTGCCATTAAGTCGCTAGTATTCTTAGGAATTGATGTTCaggacttgaagaaaccGAACTTGGTTGTCTACATCAGTTATTTcgaaaagaacttcttggaaaagacaGGCGAATACTACAGCAGAGAAAGCTCACAGTATCTCCAAGAGCACAACGTCGTGGACTATATGAAGAAATGTGAAGCCAGATTggctgaagaaatctctAGATCAAATAACTACTTGGAAGACCACACCAAGAAGCACTTGTTGgacatcttgaacaaagtCTTGATAGAGGACCATGCCAACGAGATGTACAGCCAATTTCTCACTTTATTAGAACAAAACGAGACGGACCACATCCAGAGAATgtacaagttgttgtacaGACTTCCTGCAACTTTAGGACCATTGGCTGATACTTTGGAGCAGTACATCAAAGAACAAGCTGACAAGGCTATTGAAAAAGTAAAACTAGCCTCAGAGTCACAGGCTGAAGCCAAAGTTGATGGTAAGCCTACAAAGAAGTCGGCTGCTGGAGCAGTTGATCCCAAGTCATATATCAACACTCTTATAGCCATCTATAACCAGTACAACGAAGTAGTGCACCAGGCATTCAACAAGGATACACGTTTCATTAAGTCCTTGGACAATGCCTGCCGTCATTTCATGAACAAAAACTCAATAGCTATTCCCACACCTAAAGCTAAGTGCAAGACTCCAGAGCTTTTGGCTAGATATGCTGACAGCTTCTTGAGAGGAACCAGTAAAGAAGTGGACACTGTGGACATGAATCCcgagaacttgatgatTGTTTTCAAGTACTTAAATGACAAAGAtgcttttgaagaatactACCGTCGTCTGTTGGCTAAGAGATTAATCAACGGTAACAGCAAGTCAGaggagttggaagaaagtaTTATCCAGAGATTGCAGGAAGAAAACTCAATTGAGTACACTTCCAAGATGACCAAGATGTTCTCGGACATGAAGGCTTCTGAAGATTTGAAGGCTAACATCAAGGACCATGTTTCTGAGTCTATAGTCAAGGATTTCAACCCCTTGATCCTTGCCCAGAGTATGTGGCCATTTACACACATGGAAGATTACGACCTTAATGTAGCACCTGAATTGCAGGCaccatttgaaaaagtGGTAGAGATCTATGGAGCCAAGCACAACGGTAGACAGCTCAAGTGGCTTTGGAATCATGGTAGAGCCGAATTGAGAGCCAATCTTTCCAAAAAAGGTAAGGCTCCATTTGTATTCACAGTCAGTAATTTACAAATGATGATTTTGATAgctttcaacaagaaaagtaCATACACTTTCCTGGAGTTGCACGAAATCGTGGGAGCTGCAAGACACACGTTCGAATCTCATTTGCTTCCATTCACGAAGTACAAGTTGCTTGACCAGAGTCCACCGGGACCAGAGAACACTGGCAATGCAGACACCACCTTCACCATCGTGGAAGAGtacaagtccaagaaaCTCAAGGTCAACTTTACCAGTGTGATCAAAAACAACGAAGCTaaacaggaagaagatgacgcCAACAAAGAGATTGACGAAACACGTAGAAACTACCTTTCAGCCTGTATTGTGAGAATCATGAAGTCGCGAAAGACGGTCAAGCACAACGAATTGATAAACGAGGTGTTACCGCAGACGTTGTCGCGGTTCCATGCTAAGATTATCGATATTAAGAGAGTCATAGACCAGTTGATAGAGAAGCAGTATATCCAGCGTATTGACAACAATACCTACGAATACTTGTCATAG
- a CDS encoding predicted protein gives MSERLDENSVSRGSQTNSQPNSNSNSDTTTSNSNTYSSTNTHTSRNGSHNGVRNHSIKVQIPENPFEHTEVRTYKHQPNTVPPYVLDTLSKDPVDVQQTGHGASITGPDNEVNPSMKSTHSKQTEEDQFLSYANDPFVKAMGQDWNKFLTSVEQPQSYTSDKILIDNNYSFAWNLNGEWKGDERLRDELEGAYFKQNRNENQERAGFFRRYFSMDPVSEDKESPRVRSTAGYWMSGANKQDMITNIISSSKRMLVRNPLIPLFLRILIILFSACALALACNIFVSSKRKYNGSPLEEQPSTIMAIVVQCCAVLYVIYIAYDEYHGEPLGLRDPLGKMKLIMLDLLFIIFSSANLSLTLNTLYDDEWVCKSNNKLESVGVYSPVIGPICRRQRALAAFLFLVLCLWVVTFTISIIRVVDRVTTSGPRNE, from the coding sequence ATGTCAGAACGTCTAGACGAAAATTCTGTGTCCCGAGGATCCCAAACAAATTCTCAACCTAATTCCAACTCCAATTCTGACACCACCACCTCCAACTCGAACACGTATTCAAGCACAAATACACACACAAGCCGCAACGGCTCTCACAATGGAGTCAGAAACCATAGCATTAAAGTTCAAATCCCGGAAAATCCGTTTGAGCACACAGAAGTCAGAACATATAAACATCAACCTAACACTGTACCGCCATATGTGCTAGATACGCTTTCCAAGGATCCCGTAGATGTCCAGCAGACGGGACATGGGGCCAGTATTACAGGACCAGACAACGAAGTGAATCCGCTGATGAAATCAACGCATTCGAAGCAAACTGAGGAAGACCAGTTTCTCAGTTATGCTAACGATCCATTCGTAAAGGCTATGGGGCAGGACTggaacaagttcttgaccTCTGTAGAACAGCCACAGAGTTATACATCGGACAAGATTCTTATCGACAATAACTACTCCTTTGCGTGGAACTTGAACGGTGAATGGAAAGGTGACGAACGGTTAAGAGATGAGCTAGAAGGAGCCTATTTCAAACAGAATAGAAACGAAAACCAGGAACGAGCAGGATTTTTCAGGCGATATTTTAGTATGGACCCTGTTAGCGAAGATAAGGAGAGCCCTCGAGTAAGATCTACAGCTGGGTATTGGATGTCTGGTGCTAACAAGCAGGATATGATCACCAACATCATCAGTAGCTCCAAACGAATGCTTGTTAGAAACCCTCTCATTCccttgttcttgagaattctcattattctcttctctgCCTGTGCCTTGGCGCTCGCATGTAACATATTTGTCTCTTCCAAACGAAAATACAACGGCTCGCCGTTGGAGGAACAGCCCAGTACCATCATGGCTATAGTAGTTCAGTGTTGCGCTGTGTTGTACGTGATATACATTGCTTATGACGAGTACCATGGTGAGCCTCTAGGCCTTCGGGACCCTTTGGgcaagatgaagttgatcatgttggacttgttgttcatcatcttctcttCGGCGAATCTCTCGCTTACCTTGAATACATTGTACGACGATGAATGGGTTTGTaaatccaacaacaagctCGAGAGTGTCGGGGTTTATTCTCCTGTCATCGGACCCATTTGTCGTAGACAGAGGGCACTCGCGGCgtttttgtttcttgtaTTGTGTTTGTGGGTGGTGACGTTTACGATTAGTATAATAAGAGTTGTGGACAGAGTGACTACCTCGGGACCAAGAAATGAGTAG
- a CDS encoding predicted protein — protein HDSIYVLSIPITTYKSYIYCNHKPSILDKSQKSKFPLVTKIETKVTGIAAKGWNSLSTSKKSYNVKITNFIKKLLNTIPYEENCLKSFPSQTAMIREINEESLDEGTASAVVSSQIDDLNIPHHQIKPIPLLHPSFQQPTTILNQLYNFRDNAHSKHFKYAVLCGVGIPLSLPFALVPVVPNVPGFYIAYRFYCHVKALLGVKHLNYLLEVEPKRELAASQEDPKVKLETITDEKAILDTKHLSFKERVIISEKIIDDLCSEFSMDYLKDDLLKALKQESARLSKNLKVDDAVE, from the exons CACGATTCCATATACGTGCTCTCTATCCCCATCACCACGTACAAGTCCTATATCTACTGTAACCACAAGCCTAGCATACTAGACAAGAGCCAGAAACTGAAGTTCCCTTTGGTGACCAAGATCGAAACCAAAGTCACCGGAATAGCAGCCAAAGGCTGGAACTCTTTGAGTACTTCAAAAAAGTCGTACAACGTCAAAATCACaaacttcatcaagaagcTCCTCAATACTATTCCCTACGAGGAAAACTGCTTGAAGTCATTTCCGTCACAGACAGCAATGATTCGAGaaatcaatgaagaatcGTTGGACGAg GGAACTGCCTCGGCTGTTGTTCTGTCACAAATAGACGATCTTAATATTCCACACCACCAAATCAAACCCATCCCGTTATTACACCCTTCGTTCCAACAACCAACAACCATCTTGAACCAATTGTATAACTTCAGAGACAACGCACACCTGAAGCACTTCAAGTATGCTGTCCTATGCGGTGTCGGCATTCCTCTCTCTTTGCCATTTGCCTTGGTACCAGTAGTTCCCAACGTGCCTGGCTTCTATATTGCCTACCGATTCTACTGCCACGTCAAGGCTCTACTCGGAGTCAAGCACTTGAATTACCTTTTGGAAGTAGAGCCCAAAAGAGAACTTGCTGCAAGTCAAGAAGACCCAAAAGTTAAGCTAGAGACAATTACGGATGAAAAGGCTATCTTGGATACTAAGCACTTGTCCTTCA aagaaagagtaaTTATCTCCGAGAAAATCATTGATGATCTCTGCTCAGAATTCAGCATGGACTACTTAAAagacgacttgttgaaggcATTGAAACAGGAATCAGCCAGACTAagcaagaacttgaaagtAGACGATGCTGTCGAGTAA